One window of Sphingomonas sp. KC8 genomic DNA carries:
- a CDS encoding cation transporter produces MVDECSVDGGAKHRTLWIVLILNLGISLAFFATGLAGDSSALIANGVDNLSDAAVYLLSLIAIGRGAVWKTRAATVSGAMLLIFAVGILIDVGRRYVYGSEPIGSAMMLMSAVAAVVNYVCLRLLQRLEQPDVALRAATTFSFNDFISNGGILVAGALVLWLGTNWPDLIVGVLTGFIAIKGGVEILRDARREAAQQARVEP; encoded by the coding sequence ATGGTAGATGAATGCAGCGTCGACGGCGGCGCGAAGCATCGCACATTGTGGATCGTCCTGATCCTCAATCTCGGGATTTCCCTTGCCTTCTTCGCGACAGGGCTTGCGGGCGATTCCAGCGCGCTGATAGCGAACGGCGTCGACAATCTGTCCGATGCGGCGGTCTATCTTCTCAGCCTGATCGCGATCGGCCGCGGCGCTGTCTGGAAAACCCGCGCCGCCACGGTGTCGGGCGCGATGTTGCTCATCTTCGCGGTCGGCATCCTGATCGATGTCGGCCGCCGCTATGTCTATGGCAGCGAGCCCATCGGGTCTGCAATGATGCTGATGTCCGCGGTGGCAGCGGTCGTGAACTATGTGTGCCTCCGCCTGCTCCAGCGACTGGAGCAGCCCGATGTGGCGCTTCGCGCGGCGACCACGTTCAGCTTCAATGATTTCATATCGAACGGGGGCATCCTCGTCGCCGGCGCGCTGGTGCTGTGGCTCGGCACCAACTGGCCCGACCTGATCGTCGGGGTTTTGACGGGGTTCATCGCGATCAAGGGCGGCGTCGAAATTCTCAGGGACGCCCGACGCGAGGCCGCTCAGCAAGCAAGGGTTGAACCATGA
- the trbG gene encoding P-type conjugative transfer protein TrbG: protein MTPFHRSASAVLLFSATALAGCATTSAKPPAIAYDDPPREITATPAAQPPRAVEVVTIPEPLPLPGQLKPVAAGTATSEPSDPRRRVGAANAAARVQPTRDGYVNAIQQYPWTQGALYQVYAAPGQVTDIALQEGEQLVGPGPVAAGDTVRWIIGETVSGTGATARVHILVKPTRPDIATNLVINTDRRTYHIELRATPSTYMASVSWTYPHDALIALRVRNAAEANTAPVATGVDVSALNFRYRIEGDRVPWKPVRAFDDSAQVFIEFPAGISQGEMPPLFVTGAAGDAELVNYRVQGRYMVVDRLFAAAELRLGDRRSEQRVRIVRDDGRRGRP from the coding sequence ATGACGCCTTTCCATCGCTCCGCTTCGGCGGTCCTGCTGTTTTCCGCAACCGCGCTCGCCGGCTGCGCCACCACATCGGCGAAGCCGCCGGCCATCGCCTATGACGATCCGCCGCGCGAGATCACGGCGACGCCGGCCGCACAGCCGCCGCGTGCGGTCGAGGTGGTGACGATCCCCGAACCGCTGCCGCTCCCCGGCCAATTGAAGCCGGTCGCGGCCGGGACGGCGACGTCCGAGCCCTCCGATCCGCGCCGCCGCGTCGGGGCCGCGAATGCGGCCGCCCGCGTGCAGCCCACCCGCGACGGCTATGTGAACGCCATCCAGCAATATCCCTGGACGCAGGGCGCACTCTATCAGGTCTATGCCGCACCCGGCCAGGTCACGGACATCGCCTTGCAGGAAGGCGAGCAGCTCGTGGGGCCGGGGCCGGTCGCGGCGGGCGATACCGTCAGGTGGATCATCGGCGAAACGGTGAGCGGCACCGGCGCGACGGCGCGCGTGCATATCCTCGTGAAGCCCACGCGGCCCGACATCGCCACGAACCTCGTCATCAACACCGACCGGCGCACCTATCACATCGAACTGCGCGCGACCCCTTCGACCTACATGGCGTCGGTGAGCTGGACCTATCCGCATGATGCGCTGATCGCCTTGCGGGTCCGCAACGCGGCCGAGGCGAACACCGCGCCGGTGGCGACCGGCGTGGACGTGTCCGCGCTCAATTTCCGCTACCGGATCGAGGGCGACCGCGTACCGTGGAAGCCCGTTCGCGCCTTCGACGATTCCGCCCAGGTGTTCATCGAGTTTCCAGCCGGGATCTCGCAGGGCGAGATGCCGCCGCTGTTCGTGACCGGCGCAGCCGGCGACGCCGAGCTGGTAAATTATCGCGTGCAGGGCCGCTACATGGTGGTGGACCGCCTGTTCGCCGCCGCCGAGCTGCGCCTGGGCGACCGGCGCAGCGAGCAGCGCGTCCGCATCGTGCGTGACGACGGGCGCAGGGGGCGGCCGTGA
- a CDS encoding heavy metal translocating P-type ATPase → MSQKLQLDIPLILPDIPDANDACVERLTANLTARPGIGKAHILPAEGDEPALLCIHYDREILSLGRIRDIAQAAGAAIAERYGHVLWPVKGISHQRKARTVSTRLRTLPGVLEADANATGMVRVEFDREQISEREIFRVLARMGVRQTRRALVYSPEDTHAGHDHADGAKDAHVKGDGHDHAHAAFFGANTELIFALACGALLGIGYAIEKLVAGAPGWVPTAFYIAAYFFGGFFTLREAIDNLRLRKFEIDTLMLVAAAGAAALGAFAEGALLLFLFSLGHALEHYAMGRAKRAIEALAELAPRTATIRRRDGTTDDISVDLLKVGDTVIVKPDARVAADGFVIKGTSSINQAPVTGESIPVDKQPVMDDAAARANPDRVDAASRVFAGTINGSGLIEIEVTRLSSESTLAKVVKLVSEAETQKSPTQRFTDRFERIFVPSVLALAVVLLFAWVVVDEPFRDSFYRAMAVLVAASPCALAIATPSAVLSGVARAARGGVLVKGGAPLELLGSLDAIAFDKTGTLTKGEPRIQQIIPAPGVPKEELMAIAVAVESLSDHPLAQAIARDGRNHIGESLVPEAENLKSLTGRGVSALVGADEILIGKAEMFGADGIAPLSPAMADAIKGLREGGQTSMIVRRAGRDLGAIGLLDTPRETARAALTQLHAIGIKRMIMISGDHQKAAEAIAKEVGIDEAWGDLMPEDKVAAIKKLRAETKVAMVGDGVNDAPAMASATVGIAMGAAGSDVALETADVALMADDLSHLPFAVGLSRTTRSVIRQNVFVSLGVVALLVPATILGLGIGPAVAVHEGSTLLVVFNALRLLAYRDRTQGVEVTPLGSSAEPT, encoded by the coding sequence ATGTCGCAAAAGCTACAGCTCGATATACCGCTCATCCTACCCGACATTCCGGACGCCAACGACGCCTGCGTCGAGCGGCTGACCGCCAATCTCACAGCTCGGCCGGGAATCGGGAAGGCGCATATCCTGCCGGCTGAAGGGGATGAGCCCGCGCTGCTGTGCATTCACTATGATCGCGAAATCCTTTCCTTGGGCCGCATCCGCGACATTGCCCAAGCGGCCGGCGCTGCCATCGCCGAGCGATATGGCCATGTGCTGTGGCCGGTCAAAGGAATCAGCCACCAGCGGAAGGCGCGGACGGTCAGCACACGGTTGCGAACCCTGCCGGGCGTGCTCGAAGCCGATGCCAACGCCACCGGCATGGTGCGCGTGGAGTTCGATCGGGAACAGATTTCGGAACGGGAAATCTTCCGTGTGCTCGCACGAATGGGGGTCCGGCAGACAAGGCGGGCGCTGGTCTATTCTCCCGAAGATACCCATGCAGGGCACGATCATGCCGACGGCGCGAAGGATGCACATGTAAAGGGCGATGGCCACGATCATGCCCACGCCGCTTTCTTCGGCGCCAATACGGAGCTGATCTTCGCGCTGGCGTGCGGTGCGCTGCTCGGGATCGGCTACGCCATTGAAAAGCTGGTCGCGGGGGCGCCGGGTTGGGTGCCGACGGCATTCTATATCGCGGCCTATTTCTTCGGCGGCTTCTTCACCCTGCGCGAAGCGATCGACAATCTCAGACTGCGCAAGTTCGAGATCGACACACTCATGCTGGTCGCGGCCGCCGGTGCGGCGGCGCTGGGCGCGTTCGCCGAAGGCGCGCTGCTCCTGTTCCTGTTCAGCTTGGGTCACGCGCTGGAGCATTATGCCATGGGCCGGGCCAAGCGGGCGATCGAGGCGCTGGCCGAACTCGCGCCGCGCACCGCAACGATCCGGCGCCGTGATGGCACAACGGACGACATCTCGGTTGATCTCCTGAAGGTTGGCGATACCGTGATCGTGAAACCGGATGCGCGCGTTGCGGCCGATGGCTTCGTGATCAAGGGCACGTCGAGCATCAACCAGGCGCCAGTGACCGGCGAGAGCATTCCGGTCGACAAGCAACCCGTGATGGACGACGCGGCCGCGCGGGCCAATCCCGATCGGGTCGATGCCGCGAGCCGGGTCTTTGCCGGCACGATCAACGGCAGCGGACTTATCGAGATCGAGGTGACGCGCCTGTCAAGCGAAAGCACGCTCGCCAAGGTGGTCAAGCTGGTCAGCGAAGCCGAAACGCAGAAGTCGCCGACGCAGCGTTTCACCGACAGATTCGAGCGGATCTTCGTGCCGTCCGTCTTGGCGCTGGCGGTCGTGCTGCTGTTCGCCTGGGTGGTGGTCGATGAGCCGTTTCGCGACAGCTTCTACCGCGCCATGGCGGTGCTGGTTGCCGCAAGTCCGTGTGCGCTCGCCATCGCCACGCCGAGCGCAGTCCTTTCGGGCGTAGCGCGAGCGGCGCGGGGCGGCGTTCTCGTCAAGGGCGGTGCCCCTCTCGAACTGCTTGGCTCGCTCGATGCCATTGCCTTCGACAAGACCGGCACGCTCACCAAGGGCGAGCCGCGCATCCAGCAGATCATCCCCGCGCCGGGGGTGCCGAAGGAAGAATTGATGGCGATAGCGGTCGCGGTCGAAAGCCTAAGCGACCATCCGCTGGCGCAAGCGATCGCGCGCGATGGACGCAATCACATTGGCGAATCCCTGGTTCCTGAGGCGGAAAATCTCAAGAGCCTCACGGGTCGCGGCGTTTCGGCTCTTGTCGGCGCGGATGAAATTCTCATCGGTAAGGCTGAGATGTTCGGCGCTGACGGCATCGCGCCGCTCTCACCGGCGATGGCCGACGCGATCAAAGGGCTGCGTGAAGGCGGACAGACCAGCATGATTGTGCGGCGCGCTGGTCGCGACCTTGGTGCGATCGGCTTGCTTGACACGCCTCGGGAGACGGCAAGGGCAGCACTCACCCAGCTACATGCGATTGGTATCAAGCGCATGATCATGATCTCCGGCGACCATCAGAAGGCGGCGGAGGCGATTGCCAAGGAGGTCGGCATCGACGAGGCATGGGGTGATCTCATGCCCGAAGACAAGGTTGCGGCAATCAAGAAGCTCCGCGCCGAAACCAAGGTGGCGATGGTCGGCGATGGCGTGAACGACGCGCCGGCGATGGCGAGCGCGACGGTCGGGATCGCGATGGGCGCGGCGGGTTCGGACGTCGCGCTGGAAACGGCCGATGTCGCGCTGATGGCCGACGATCTGTCGCACCTTCCGTTCGCGGTCGGCCTTAGCCGCACCACCCGCTCGGTGATCCGGCAGAATGTGTTCGTCAGTCTCGGCGTCGTCGCCTTGCTCGTCCCGGCCACGATCCTCGGGCTCGGTATCGGCCCGGCGGTGGCGGTGCATGAAGGATCGACGCTGCTCGTGGTGTTCAATGCCCTGCGATTGTTAGCCTATCGGGATCGAACCCAAGGCGTTGAAGTTACTCCACTCGGTTCCTCGGCTGAACCGACGTGA
- a CDS encoding LysR family transcriptional regulator, translating into MIELRQLRYLIAAADAGSFSRAARSLNIKQATLSRHILTVEKRLGMALFDRKTRGATLTPNGKTYLRTAQRIVGEFEELNAWVRATQSGNAGKLGVGFYTSFSAGNLRATLSEFHERYPEVRVRGFERDREMLLAGIENGLLDIAIMTGEATYSGIVRRPFWSERLLVAMPEDHPLAVCERIHWSDLNDEQFLLTERDPGPETRNMLLGKLGMPGHTPAIDMDDIGRDTVLSAIALGGRISIVAESALGIQVPGVLFREVHDASGHARVGFSGYWREDNENAVLRRFLDFVAIRYSLPSVPGPQPPFQQPGKEPS; encoded by the coding sequence ATGATAGAGCTACGCCAGCTTCGATACCTGATTGCCGCGGCCGATGCGGGAAGTTTCAGCCGCGCGGCACGCAGCTTGAACATCAAACAAGCTACTCTTAGTCGACATATTCTCACTGTTGAGAAAAGGCTTGGCATGGCGCTGTTCGACCGCAAGACACGCGGAGCCACGCTGACACCGAACGGAAAAACTTACCTACGCACCGCACAGCGAATAGTCGGAGAGTTCGAGGAACTGAACGCCTGGGTGCGAGCAACGCAGAGCGGCAACGCTGGCAAGTTAGGCGTTGGCTTCTATACCTCCTTCTCGGCCGGCAATCTGCGAGCAACCCTAAGCGAGTTTCACGAGCGCTATCCTGAAGTTCGTGTGCGCGGTTTTGAACGCGACCGCGAGATGCTCCTAGCCGGGATCGAGAATGGACTCCTCGACATCGCCATAATGACCGGAGAAGCGACCTACTCAGGAATAGTCAGGCGCCCATTTTGGAGCGAGCGCTTGTTAGTTGCGATGCCGGAAGATCATCCGCTGGCTGTGTGTGAGCGCATCCATTGGTCCGATCTCAACGACGAACAGTTTTTATTGACTGAGCGAGATCCAGGCCCGGAAACGCGAAATATGCTCCTGGGAAAGCTCGGGATGCCCGGCCACACACCAGCGATCGACATGGACGACATCGGGCGGGACACAGTGCTGAGCGCCATCGCGCTTGGCGGGCGCATCTCGATCGTCGCGGAATCGGCGCTTGGTATCCAAGTGCCCGGAGTGCTCTTCCGCGAGGTCCACGACGCTAGTGGCCATGCCCGCGTGGGATTCTCCGGCTACTGGCGTGAGGACAATGAGAACGCCGTCTTGCGTCGCTTCCTCGATTTCGTGGCGATCCGCTATTCGCTGCCGTCCGTGCCGGGACCGCAGCCGCCGTTTCAGCAACCGGGAAAGGAGCCGTCATGA
- a CDS encoding TFIIB-type zinc ribbon-containing protein, whose product MVERPSKQGLPCPVCRIELVMSDRQGIEIDYCPQCRGVWLDRGELDKIIERNAAETASYAPRDAGHERGRESHRGSYGHGGYGHGDHKRRRRKSFFEELFD is encoded by the coding sequence ATGGTAGAACGTCCATCGAAGCAAGGGCTTCCCTGTCCCGTGTGCCGGATCGAACTCGTGATGAGCGACAGGCAAGGCATCGAAATCGATTACTGCCCGCAATGCCGGGGTGTGTGGCTCGATCGGGGCGAACTCGACAAGATCATCGAGCGCAATGCCGCCGAAACAGCTTCATATGCCCCGCGCGACGCAGGACATGAGCGCGGGCGGGAAAGCCACAGAGGAAGCTATGGTCACGGCGGCTACGGTCATGGCGACCATAAGCGCCGCCGTCGGAAGAGCTTTTTTGAAGAGCTTTTCGACTGA
- a CDS encoding SRPBCC family protein produces MKEETTFVLSMAPVRVWTHLADLEAYEYWHPSYRFEEAAAAGRTIDLSYALFRRGYRIRAEATITVFDKPHLIAWSVGIGGGVVFRESYELEAVGTGTQIRHEIAFESFAGKLVGKLFSRTFGGTLRSQDLALLSYLKKESRGGDAGLNRHRRRARKARRTDNGR; encoded by the coding sequence ATGAAGGAAGAAACAACATTCGTTCTAAGCATGGCTCCGGTGAGAGTCTGGACGCATCTCGCCGATCTGGAGGCATACGAATACTGGCATCCGAGCTATCGCTTCGAAGAAGCTGCCGCCGCTGGCCGGACAATCGACCTGTCCTATGCGCTGTTCAGACGCGGCTATCGCATACGCGCGGAAGCAACAATCACGGTCTTCGATAAGCCCCACCTCATCGCATGGAGCGTCGGCATCGGCGGCGGCGTTGTATTCCGGGAGAGCTACGAACTCGAAGCGGTCGGAACGGGAACGCAGATCCGGCACGAAATCGCGTTCGAAAGCTTCGCCGGCAAGTTGGTGGGCAAGCTGTTCAGCCGGACGTTCGGGGGCACCCTGCGCTCTCAGGATCTGGCCCTTCTAAGCTACCTCAAAAAGGAATCGCGTGGTGGTGACGCCGGACTGAACCGCCATCGCCGCCGCGCGCGGAAAGCCAGGAGGACTGACAATGGTAGATGA
- a CDS encoding TrbI/VirB10 family protein gives MTDPADNSPPEAPAPQTPRPDPQAFQLRGDPPRVMRLSRKALAVMGVAAGLGIGGSLIYALKPPGERQAKELYSTDGRATSETINSGPKDYGQVPKLGAPLPGDLGGPIVSAQQRGENVPVPPVGAESDPRAQVEEAARQRAEQERDAARMSGVFLGGSSAGAAAMPSLPNLAMATPDAAAPQPPRQPDGAAAQGDQAAKRACMAQASNARTVSVERLTAPASPNIVQAGSSIPAALITGIRSDLPGQIIAQVTANVYDSPTGRILLIPQGARLIGEYDSEIAAGQTRVLLAWDRLILPDGRSIVLERQPGADAAGYAGLQDRVNQHWGNLFKAAAISTLLGVGAELGVDGDDYLTRAIRRGTQTTINQSGQQIVRRQLNVQPTLTIRPGHPLRVVITRDLVLEPVGGAR, from the coding sequence GTGACCGATCCCGCCGACAATTCCCCGCCCGAAGCGCCCGCACCGCAGACACCGCGCCCCGATCCTCAAGCCTTCCAGCTTCGCGGCGATCCGCCGCGCGTCATGCGGCTCTCGCGCAAGGCGCTGGCCGTCATGGGCGTCGCCGCCGGCCTCGGCATCGGCGGCTCGCTGATCTACGCGCTCAAGCCGCCCGGCGAAAGGCAAGCGAAGGAACTTTACAGCACCGATGGCCGCGCCACGTCCGAGACGATCAATTCGGGGCCGAAGGACTACGGCCAAGTCCCGAAACTTGGGGCGCCGCTTCCCGGCGACCTCGGCGGCCCGATCGTCTCCGCCCAGCAGCGCGGGGAGAATGTCCCGGTCCCCCCGGTAGGCGCAGAGTCCGATCCGCGCGCCCAGGTCGAGGAAGCCGCCCGCCAGCGCGCCGAGCAGGAACGCGACGCCGCCCGCATGAGCGGCGTGTTCCTCGGCGGTAGCAGCGCCGGGGCCGCTGCAATGCCATCGCTGCCGAACCTCGCGATGGCAACGCCGGACGCTGCCGCTCCGCAGCCCCCAAGACAACCAGATGGCGCGGCCGCGCAGGGCGACCAAGCTGCCAAACGGGCCTGCATGGCGCAGGCATCCAATGCGCGCACAGTGAGCGTCGAGCGCCTGACCGCGCCGGCATCGCCCAACATCGTGCAGGCCGGCAGCAGCATCCCGGCCGCGCTCATCACAGGCATCCGTTCGGACCTTCCCGGCCAGATCATCGCTCAGGTGACGGCGAACGTCTATGACAGCCCCACGGGCCGCATCCTGCTCATCCCGCAAGGCGCCCGGCTGATCGGCGAATATGACAGCGAGATCGCCGCCGGACAGACCCGGGTGCTGCTGGCATGGGATCGACTGATATTGCCGGACGGCCGTTCGATCGTTCTCGAGCGCCAGCCCGGCGCCGATGCGGCCGGCTATGCCGGCTTGCAGGATCGTGTGAACCAGCATTGGGGCAATCTGTTCAAAGCCGCGGCCATCTCGACGCTGCTCGGCGTCGGCGCCGAGCTGGGCGTGGATGGCGATGACTACCTCACGCGCGCAATTCGGCGTGGCACACAGACGACCATTAATCAGAGCGGCCAGCAGATCGTGCGACGGCAGCTCAATGTGCAGCCGACGCTCACCATTCGACCGGGGCACCCCTTGCGCGTGGTCATTACGCGCGACCTCGTATTGGAACCCGTTGGAGGCGCACGATGA
- a CDS encoding DUF2274 domain-containing protein — translation MSKLKLGPLADDRPVKLSVELPAAVHRDLAAYAAALATETGGSPVPPDKLVAPMLARFMETDRAFRRHRAQGK, via the coding sequence ATGAGCAAATTGAAGCTGGGGCCGCTGGCCGACGATCGGCCGGTCAAGCTCTCCGTGGAGCTGCCCGCCGCCGTGCATCGCGATCTCGCCGCCTATGCCGCGGCGCTCGCAACCGAGACCGGGGGATCGCCGGTCCCGCCCGACAAGCTGGTCGCGCCGATGCTCGCCCGGTTTATGGAAACCGACCGGGCATTTCGCCGGCACCGCGCGCAGGGGAAATGA
- a CDS encoding efflux RND transporter permease subunit has protein sequence MIDRIVTLSVERRWFVLLMTLIAMVIGGWAIARLPIDAVPDITNNQVQVNITAPALSPELVEKQIAFPIENALAGVPGLEYTRSLSRNGFAQVTAVFTESTDIYFARQQVAERLRVAEESLPEGATPTMGPIATGLGEVYMWTIHLEHRKGDEHKPGQPGLQPDGSYITPEGDRLVSEADKATYLRTTQDWIVAPLLRNTPGLAGVDSIGGYVKQFQVIPDMQRLAAIGMNLTDLAQALEQNNVGVGAGVVDRGGEGLAVRSDARIRNIGELGGTVIATREGTPIRLDQVAQVRLGQAIRYGSASENGKEVVVGTAIMRIGENSRTVASAVADRLDEINASMPTDVVVQPVLNRTALVNSTIKTVAKNLTEGALLVIVVLFLLLGNFRAALIAALVIPITMLMTSFGMLRGGVSANLMSLGALDFGLIVDGAVIIVENALRRIAERQHHLGRTLTVEERLNSVARAAREMIRPSVFGQAIIILVYVPLLTLSGVEGKTFTPMALTVIIALVCAFVLSLTFVPAMLAIWLSKPVEEKEGRIMSWLKRKYEPGLDRAMKRPTLTIGVGVGAFLATILTFSFLGQEFLPQLDEGDLTAQVLRVPGTSVDQSQAMQSRIEREIAKLPEVRFVFSKTGTAELAADPMPPNISDTFIIMKPKDEWPDSGLSKAELVAKVEKVLEGVPGGAFEISQPIQMRFNELIAGVRGDIAIKVFGDDFDDMNATANQIAAILRQTEGAADVRVEQTQGLPMLDIRPRRDIMSRLGITAQTVQDTVSAAIGGRDAGMIFEGDRRFAVTIRLSDVARANLQTLGQVPVPLPNGGFVPLQSVADIGVTDGPNQISRENGKRRVVVQANVRGRDVAGVVADAEAAIDSQVRLPSGQYLDWGGQFENLQSASERLMLVVPACFILILLLLYGALGSVRDAAIVFTGVPLALVGGVLALFLRGMPFSISAAVGFIALSGIAVLNGLVMVTSIQALMDDGMGRAKAAYEGAMMRLRPVVMTALVASLGFVPMALATGSGAEVQKPLATVVIGGLISATLLTLFLLPTLYARYGRRLDDERDEIGAQRTDEGHHAGPAGEPA, from the coding sequence ATGATTGACCGCATTGTAACATTGTCTGTCGAGCGGCGCTGGTTCGTGCTGCTCATGACGCTCATCGCCATGGTGATCGGAGGCTGGGCGATCGCGCGCCTGCCGATCGACGCCGTTCCCGACATCACCAACAATCAGGTGCAGGTGAACATCACTGCGCCTGCGCTCTCGCCCGAGCTGGTCGAAAAGCAGATCGCCTTCCCGATCGAAAATGCGCTCGCCGGGGTTCCGGGCCTCGAATATACGCGGTCGCTGAGCCGCAACGGCTTCGCGCAGGTCACGGCGGTCTTCACCGAATCGACCGACATCTATTTCGCGCGCCAGCAGGTCGCCGAACGGTTGCGCGTCGCGGAAGAAAGCCTGCCCGAAGGAGCGACCCCAACCATGGGGCCGATCGCGACGGGTCTTGGCGAGGTCTATATGTGGACCATCCACCTCGAACATCGCAAGGGGGACGAACATAAGCCCGGTCAACCGGGGCTTCAGCCGGATGGCAGCTACATCACGCCTGAAGGCGACCGGCTTGTCAGCGAAGCCGACAAGGCGACCTATCTGCGCACGACGCAGGACTGGATCGTCGCCCCGCTGCTCAGGAACACGCCGGGCCTGGCAGGCGTCGATTCTATCGGCGGCTATGTGAAGCAATTCCAAGTCATTCCCGATATGCAGCGCCTCGCCGCGATTGGCATGAACCTCACGGATCTGGCGCAGGCGCTGGAACAGAACAATGTCGGTGTCGGCGCGGGCGTGGTCGATCGTGGTGGCGAAGGGCTCGCCGTTCGGTCGGACGCGCGCATTCGCAATATCGGAGAGTTGGGCGGCACCGTCATCGCCACGCGCGAGGGAACGCCGATCCGGCTCGATCAGGTGGCGCAAGTCCGCCTTGGCCAAGCCATCCGCTATGGCTCCGCGTCGGAAAACGGCAAGGAAGTGGTGGTTGGCACCGCGATCATGCGGATTGGCGAGAACAGCCGGACGGTTGCCTCGGCGGTCGCGGACCGGCTCGACGAGATCAATGCCTCGATGCCGACCGATGTGGTTGTCCAACCCGTGCTCAATCGCACGGCGCTGGTGAACTCCACGATCAAGACAGTGGCGAAGAATCTGACCGAAGGGGCGCTTCTCGTCATCGTCGTGCTGTTCTTGCTGCTCGGCAATTTCCGTGCTGCGCTGATCGCGGCGCTGGTGATCCCCATCACCATGCTGATGACCAGCTTCGGGATGCTGCGCGGCGGCGTGTCGGCGAACCTGATGAGCCTTGGCGCGCTCGATTTCGGTCTGATCGTCGACGGCGCGGTCATCATCGTCGAAAATGCGCTCAGGCGCATCGCCGAACGCCAGCATCATCTTGGGCGCACTCTGACGGTCGAGGAACGGCTTAATTCGGTCGCGCGCGCCGCGCGTGAAATGATCCGGCCATCGGTCTTCGGTCAGGCGATTATCATCCTCGTCTATGTCCCGCTGCTGACCCTGAGTGGAGTCGAAGGCAAGACATTCACGCCGATGGCGCTGACCGTCATCATCGCGCTCGTCTGCGCCTTCGTGCTGTCGCTGACCTTCGTGCCGGCGATGCTCGCCATCTGGCTCTCGAAGCCGGTGGAGGAGAAGGAAGGCCGGATCATGTCCTGGCTCAAGCGCAAATATGAGCCGGGCCTTGATCGGGCGATGAAGCGTCCGACGCTCACCATTGGGGTCGGCGTCGGCGCATTCCTTGCCACAATCCTGACCTTCTCGTTCCTGGGGCAGGAGTTCTTGCCCCAGCTCGACGAGGGCGATCTGACCGCGCAAGTTCTGCGCGTTCCCGGAACGTCGGTTGACCAGAGCCAGGCCATGCAATCGCGGATCGAGCGGGAGATCGCCAAGCTTCCCGAAGTGCGGTTCGTCTTCTCCAAGACCGGCACGGCCGAATTGGCGGCCGATCCGATGCCCCCCAACATCTCCGACACCTTCATCATCATGAAGCCCAAGGACGAATGGCCAGACAGCGGCCTCTCCAAAGCCGAACTGGTGGCAAAGGTCGAAAAGGTGCTGGAGGGCGTTCCGGGGGGCGCTTTCGAAATCAGCCAACCGATCCAGATGCGTTTCAACGAGCTGATCGCGGGCGTGCGCGGCGACATCGCGATCAAGGTGTTCGGCGACGATTTCGACGACATGAACGCCACTGCCAACCAGATCGCGGCGATCCTGCGCCAGACCGAAGGTGCTGCCGACGTTCGCGTCGAGCAGACCCAGGGCTTGCCGATGCTCGACATCCGCCCGCGCCGGGACATCATGTCGCGCCTTGGCATCACCGCGCAGACCGTTCAGGATACCGTGTCCGCCGCCATCGGTGGCCGCGATGCCGGGATGATCTTTGAGGGCGACCGGCGATTTGCCGTGACGATCCGTTTGTCGGACGTGGCGCGCGCCAATCTTCAGACGCTGGGACAGGTGCCGGTGCCGCTGCCGAATGGCGGGTTCGTGCCTTTGCAAAGCGTCGCGGACATTGGCGTCACGGATGGTCCGAACCAGATCAGCCGCGAGAACGGCAAGCGGCGTGTCGTCGTGCAGGCCAATGTGCGTGGCCGCGATGTTGCCGGCGTCGTTGCCGATGCCGAGGCTGCGATCGACAGCCAGGTGCGGCTTCCGAGCGGGCAATATCTCGATTGGGGCGGCCAGTTCGAGAATTTACAGTCCGCGAGCGAGCGGCTGATGCTCGTGGTTCCTGCTTGCTTCATTCTCATCCTGCTGCTGCTCTACGGCGCGCTGGGAAGCGTTCGCGATGCCGCGATCGTGTTCACGGGCGTTCCCTTGGCGCTGGTCGGGGGGGTGCTGGCGCTGTTCCTGCGCGGGATGCCGTTCTCGATCTCGGCGGCGGTAGGCTTTATCGCCTTGTCCGGGATCGCGGTTCTCAATGGCCTCGTCATGGTGACGTCGATCCAGGCGCTGATGGACGACGGGATGGGGCGGGCGAAGGCGGCTTACGAAGGCGCCATGATGCGTCTGCGTCCGGTCGTCATGACCGCGTTGGTCGCCAGCCTCGGCTTCGTGCCGATGGCGCTCGCGACCGGCTCAGGAGCCGAGGTCCAAAAGCCGCTCGCGACAGTGGTGATCGGCGGTCTCATCTCCGCCACGCTGCTCACCCTGTTCCTGCTGCCTACACTCTACGCACGCTACGGCCGCCGTCTCGACGATGAGCGAGACGAGATCGGTGCGCAGCGGACGGATGAAGGACATCATGCGGGGCCGGCAGGTGAGCCCGCGTGA